The segment GTACAGCATGAACTTGTGGATCATTGGCTCTCTATGGATTATTTCTTAAAAGAGCCTCCAAAATCTACTGGCAGGGAACTGTTTGGCGCGGATTTCACTTCAAGGATCATACAAGAAAATCCACACCTTTCGCCGGAGGACCTCATAGCAACAGCCACCTACTTTACGGCAGCTTCAATAGCCAAGTCCTGCCGCGACTTCGTTTTTCCAAAGACACCGATTGATGAACTGATTGTCGGTGGCGGAGGAAGCTATAACCAAACGCTCCTTGCCATGCTGAAAGAGCTTCTTCCGGAGGTCATGGTCATGACACAAGAAGAGATCGGTCTTTCTTCAGAAGCGAAAGAGGCCGTGGCGTTTGCCCTTTTGGCGAATGAAACAATCCATCAGCAGTGTTCGAATATTCCTAACGCCACAGGAGCCTCTAAACCGGTAATCCTGGGCAATATCACACTGCCTCCGAACGGAGATGCAAAAAACATTTTACAGAAGGCAGGGAATCACAGATGAACCTTCAAAACATAATGACAGAAAAAAGAAATCCTTCCACAATGGATATAGACCAGCTTTCAAGCCTGGAAATCATTCAAAAGATCAATGATGAAGACCAAAAGGTGCCGATGGCGATCGAAGCCATTCTGCCGGTAATCGCAAAAGTGGTGGATGACATCGTCAAAGGGATGAAAAATGGAGGGCGGCTGATCTACATCGGTGCTGGAACCAGCGGAAGACTCGGTATACTGGATGCGTCCGAGTGCCCGCCTACTTATGGGACTTCCCCTGAACAGGTGCTTGCCATCATTGCCGGCGGAGACCATGCCATTCAATATGCAATGGAAGGGGCAGAGGACAGCCTCGAAGGAGGCGAGCAGGATATAGTCAATGCCAATGTCGGCCCGAACGATGTGGTGGTAGGGATTGCCGCGAGCGGGAGAACCCCATATACCATTGCTGCGATGAAGAAAGCCAAGGAGCTCGGAGCAGTTGTTGCGGCCGTGGTATGTTCGCCGAATTCACCGATGGAGCAAGCGGCTGACTTCGCCATTGTCGCTGAAGTTGGCCCAGAGGTAGTAACGGGTTCAACGAGAATGAAAGCAGGTACAGCACAAAAATTGATCCTTAACATGCTATCTACGGCTTCCATGATTCAGCTTGGAAAAGTATATAGCAATCTTATGGTCGATGTGATGGCCTCAAACGAAAAGCTCAGGGAAAGAGCGAAACTGATTGTTGCTGAAGCAGCTGGTGTGGATGTAAAAGAAGCTGAGGAAGCCTTAAAAGAATTCGGCTCCGCCAAACCGGCTATCCTTTCCTTAGTCACCGGTTTAAAAGGGAAAGAAGTGCTAGACCTATTAGAAAAGCATGATGGCCATTTAAGGGCTGCTATCAAGGATTCTCTTAAAATATCATAATGTCTATATTACAGAAGCCACAGTTCTTGAACTGTGGTATTTTTCGTTGCGTTAGCCTATCCAGAGAGCACATCAGGGAAGAAAAACCGCAAAAAGTTCATGATGGGGATAAAATAGTGATAAAAATGGTCCAAAATGAGCGAGTAGGCAACGATGATTGACAGAATATCGACAAATAATGGGGAAAATAGTTAAGTGTGAACTTAAATTGGGTAAAATAGCAGGAAAACCTAATGTAATTGCCGCTTCACGGATGATCTATGCGCCAAAAATGGCTGCCTATGCGCCGCAGATCATCTCTTATGCGCGGGAACATGGCGTCTTTGCGCCAAAAAGGGGTGTTCATGCGCGAAATCCCCCAGTCTATGCGCCAGCGCCGCCAGTCCCGCATGAGCGTGGAATCCTAAGCTCTATGCACCGGAACGCCCCGCTTATGCGCCACTGGGCAGTTGCCCCCATCAGACTGGTTGAACATTTTTATCACGCCCTCGTTTTGTGCTACAATTCATGCAAGATGGAAAATACAGGATAGGTTTACGATGGAGGAATTCAGGATGATGGATGAGGAATTATTTCAATTTTACGCGAAACAGGCAGAAGAGCCTTTCAGCGGCTGGGATTTCTCTTATATCACAGAGACTGGCCGGATGGATTCAGAACCGCTTTCCTGGAGCTACGGATCGATGGTCATCAAGGAACTTCGAGGTGTGAACAGCCTATTGGATATGGGGACTGGCGGGGGAGAGTTTCTCAGTATGCTGAGGCCGCTTCCACCCCATACTGCAGCGACGGAAGGCTATGAACCGAATATCCCTGTGGCTAGGGACCGGTTGAAGCCGTTCGGCATCGACGTGAAAAGAGTGGAGGAAGATGATATCCTTCCATTTGAAGATGGCGAGTTCAATCTTGTCATCAACCGGCATGAATCTTTTTCTGCAGCGGAAGTGAAAAGAGTGCTTTCCCCAGGAGGGACCTTCATCACTCAGCAGGTCGGCGGACTTGATATCCAGGGGCTGAATTTATCATTATGTGCGATAGAAGAGTTCGGCTACGCTCATTGGAATATGGACTATTCCCGTGAACAATTGAAGAAAGAAGGCTTTCTGGAAATCGAAGGGGCGGAGGAATTTCCCGTCACAAGGTTTTTTGATATAGGAGCCATCCTCTATTATCTGAAAGCCATTCCTTGGCAAATTGAGGACTTTACGGTTGAAAAATACCGGAAGCCCCTGATGAAAATCCATGATGAAATCGAGCGAAGAGGGTATATCGATTTCAAGTCACACAGATTCTATTTAACTGCAAAAAGACCATAAAAAAGCCGGACATTTTCGTCCAGCTTTTTTCATGTATTTCCATTTTTAAATAGAATATAGGAGTATATCATAGGAATCAGCACAATGATGGCTGCGACTGTGATTGTAATGTACATAGCAATCGTACCCGGTAGAAAGGCGCAAATCAGTAGGATTACTCCTGCCCCCATCCACAAAGGCCCTGCGAGCCGATGGGTCTTCCTCCAATTCACATCACTGGTCAATGTCCAAGGCGTCCGTATCCCGACGAAGAAATTGGATCTAAGCTGGACCATATAATTGCCAATTCCGATAAATAAGATCCCGATTCCAAGGAGCACCATCATTTGAATGTTGACGTCGTACCCAAGATTGAAAAGGAGTGTGACTACTCCGATGGCTGCAATGATCACGGCGATTAAATACCGGATCATAAGATAGGCCTTCCCGAACTTTTCGTAATTCTGCTTCCTTGGGTCCATGAACTTGGAGAACTTCATAAGGAGTGGAATCCCGAGGTTCATCAAGAAAAATACGATTATAAATGAACTTTTGGAAGCGTAATTGTCCGGCTCGCCGCTTACACCGAAGTGGATGGCCACTGAATCCGGCAGGTCCTTATAAAAGACAGCGGCCATTATGACAGGAATCAAGGCAATCAAAGCAATGAATAGATCATGGATATTCCAAGCAAGATGATTGTTATTCTTCATTTTTTTCTTCCCCCTTTTCCGGTAAAAAGTCCATAAACCAAGCCATCAGTTCCTGAAACACTGTGGAATTCAAGGAATAGATGATATGCTGGCCATGACGCTCATCAAGCACCAAACCAGACTGCTTCAGCAGACTAAGATGGTGGGAGATGCTCGGTTTTGAAATCTGGAAGTGGTCAGCAATTTCACCGGCTGTCAAATCTTTGCTTTTCAGCAAATGAAGAATCTTTCTGCGAGTGGGATCTGATAATGCTTTGAAGGGTGAATTCATCGATTGTTCACTTCCAATTAGATATTTAGATAAATGTCTAAATATAATATACACCATTTTCTGGATTTTGAAAAGCCCAAAAAAATGGCCGATGAGGAAATATGATCCCCAAATCGGCCATTCTGTTTGTAAACAATTACTCTTGTTCTTGCAAAAATTCTCTAACTTGCTCTGGAGTTTTTGCATTGGCACTGTGCAAGTGTGCTTTCTTCTCACCGTTCTTGAAAATGAGAAGGCTCGGAATGCCCATGACAGTATACTTTTCTGCAAGCTCGGGCATTTCATCTTTGTTTAGTTCATACCATTTATATTGGTCATATTCCGCGATGATTTCATCAATGAACATGTTCATTCTAGTGCAGTCCGGGCACCAGCCAGCATAGAACTTTACGATGACGGGCTGATCCTGTCCGATGATTTCTTCGAATGTTTCAACGTTTTGAATGGATTGCATGTCTTTTCCTCCTGTTAGTCATTTCATAATTGCCAAGAAGCGGCCGCTTTAATTATTTTATACGCAATGTCATGAAGAGGCAATTTATCCTTATCCAAATTGGAAGAAAAATATGGTAGTATAGTCTAGGGTAAGAAAGTATTATCCAATTATTAACTCATTTTTAAAAATATAGGGGTAGAAAAGAAATGGACACTTTACATGTATTATTTGTTTCTGTCGTCTGTGCCATTGTGTTTTTGGTCTATCTCGAACTGATCGTCAGCTATCATAAGAGAAATAGACTTGGAAAAGTGACATATCCAGAGCGGCGTGAATTTGATGAATACAGCCTTCTTATGAGATGGAAAACAACCGATGATACCATTTATCGAATTGGCATCATCGCGGCGTATTTACTCATGATTTTTGTTGTTTTTGCATGGGGATACAATGTATTCGTGGAGCCGTTTTATGGGTTGACCATTGCAGCAGCGCTTCCATACCTGTTTTTCTTCAGCAATGTCATTGAAGTAAGGAATGGAGGTATGATGATCAATGGCCTCCTAGTAAACTGGGAAGAAATTGATCATTATGAATGGCATGAACGAAAAGGAAATGCATCTCTTGTCCTTTTTTATAAAAAAAGGAAGCTGGGATTCAAGAAGTTCCGCTCTGGTCCTATGCCGCTCCTATTATCCCGTAAGCTGGAGGAAGTATTGAAGAACCAGCCTTACTTGAATAAAGGCGCATAAACTTCGAGGAATCTTTATCCTAGCAATCCACTATTATGTGAAAATATTCCCAACACGATTTGTTCATTTGTTTCAAGCAGATGTTTAAGTATAATAGTAACTATGCACTTTATAGATTAGAGGAGACGAAGTGATGACTTCTCAGCAAAATTCTACAACTAAGCTTGATTATGGGCTAATCCTCAGCTTGATGCTGATGTGTATTGTTAGCTGTGTTTCGATTTACAGTGCGCAGAAGACGGGACAATACGGCTCGGAAAACTTTCTGCTCAAACAAATTTTCTGGTATATCGTCGGAGTGGGCATCATCTCCATTGTCATCCGATTCGATTCAGATCAATTGAAAAAGCTTTCGTGGTATTTTTACGGTTTCGGCTTATTCCTGCTGCTATTCCTAATCGTTGCCCCTGACAGCATTGCACATGAAATCAACGGGGCAAAAAGCTGGTTCCAGCTTCCCGGAATTGGATCCTTGCAGCCGTCGGAATTCGTTAAGGTATTCTTGATTCTCGCTTTATCGCGTGTGGTCGTCGATCATCATCAAAAATATCTCGTAAAAACCATCAAAACAGATTTTATGCTTCTCATTAAATTAGGTTTCGTGACGATGGTTCCGCTCGCATTGGTCATGCAGCAGCCGGACCTTGGGACATCCCTTGTTTTTATTGCCATTCTACTGGGCATCATCTTTGTGTCAGGTATAACATGGAAGCTGCTACTCCCGATTTTCGGAGGATTCTCAGTCATTGCAGGAGCCGTCCTTTCTTTGGTTGTCTGGTACCCAAATTTACTAGAAAAATATTTGCATGTTAAGCAGTATCAGCTTGGACGCATCTATTCCTGGCTTGATCCCTACAACTATCAAAGTGACACCGGCTTTCAGCTGACTCGTTCGCTTTTGGCAATCGGTTCAGGGGAAACAGGCGGGAAAGGCTTCGGTCATCGTGATGTCTACTTGCCGGAAAGCCATACGGATTTCATATTCAGTGTCGTCGGTGAAGAATTCGGCTTTATCGGAGGAAGCATTCTGGTCAGCCTCTTTTTTATGCTGATCTACCATATCACCAAGGCTGGATTGGAAACGAAAAATGATTTCTATTCCTACATTTGTACAGGTGTCATCTCCATGATCACCTTCCATGTATTCCAAAACATCGGCATGACAATCGGATTGCTGCCGATCACAGGGATTCCACTTCCGTTCATCAGCTATGGAGGAAGTTCCTTGATGGGAAATATGTTTGCGGTCGGCTTGATTTTCTCGATTCGCTACCATTATAAAAAATACATGTTTTCATCAGAGGCATAAGAAAAGGGACGTCCCGACGTGGGCGTCCCTTTTTTTGTGGTGTGGTTTAGCTGGACAGTTAAGCTTTGCTTACTCCACTGTCCCTGACTCTGTAATTGCGATAGAAGGAATGACTTTTATTTTCACGTCAGGGTATTGGTCCTGCCACTTTTTCAGTTCGAAATGGCGGTCTGAGTTGGAGACGCGGAAACCGAAGCCGATTGGATCGATGCCGAGCTCCTGGAATCGTTTGATCATTTTTTCTGATTTTTTCTTTACTTCTTTATCGAATGATTTTTGGATGGCTGCGATGGCGGCAGGCGATAGGTTCCTTCCGGTGTATTCCCTGATGATGCCTTTTACATCCAGTTCGATGGTAATGGAGACTTTTCCATTTTTTCGATGGACCCGTATTTTGTTTTTGGAATGGATGCTGCGAATGGCTGCCTGTTCTTTCCCCACTTTTACAACATAACTTCCTTCGCTGTATTTATCGACAAGCAATTTAAAGAAAAAGAGATCCTCTGCGTCGATTTTTTCAACATACTTGTCGATGTCAAACAATGCGACACCAGTAATGGCGAGCTGATCGGGAGCGACCTTCTTCAGCATCGGCAGGTAGGGAGACTTTCCTTCCTGATAAAAATCGAATAAAAAATCATGAAGGTTTGTTGAAGGAAGATCGCGATAATCCGTGTTGTGATTGATCAGATTATATATGTACATTCCATTACCGCGATTTCCGTACTGTCCATTCAACAAATCTTCGGCGGTGCCGCCTTCGACCACAGCAAGGAAAATCCTCGATCCGATGCTTGCATCCCTCTGCAAAGAGTCTCCTAGTGTAATTAATCCCTCACGTGCGAGTGTATCCCCGAATAGAACGACCTGTAAACTTCCTGTCACGAGTGGTTCAGTAGATTCTTTTTCGAGCTTGGTCAGAATATCCCTTGTTACTGTACCGGTGGCTGTCATGGTTACATTCTGAATGGTCTTGTCTTTTTGGTAAGCAGGAAATAAAGCTGTTCCCCTAATTAGTTTGTTGCCAGCTTTATCATAGCCTACAGCTGTTTCAATATTTAAATCATCAATGATTTCCCTTTCTACACAGCCTGTCAAAAGCAATACGCATAATGGGAGCAGCAGAAGTTTATGTCTCATGCTTCTTCTTCACCTTCCTTACGATAAGCAGCAAAATCAATAGAAGAGGGAGGTAGATGAAATTTAAATAGAATCCGATTTTCCCCATGATGTCGTTCAGAGTATTGACTTGGAGCCTTGTATTAAAAAGGGTGACGACCAAAAGGCAGGCCGCTGATAAAATAATCACAGACCATTTTTGGCTGATCGGGAATGTTTTTTTGATGATCCTGCTGGCGCACCATAAGGAAATGCATATGTTTGGCATGATGATGAGACACCAGTTTCCGATGCCGATATATTCAAATCTTTCTACGAAAGGGAGTTCTACGATTTTCCACAATGACAAGGTTGCCCAAATCGTTTTTTGGAGCTGCCCTTGACTGAAGTAGCCGAATGTTATCAAAGCTGTATACAAATAAACCAGAGTGGTGGAGAAAAGGCCGAAATGGGCGAACTTCTTCGATTTTCCCGGTTCCTTTATAAACGGATAATAAATCAGGAGTGATTCGTAGCCCAGATAGGTAAGGGACATGCTGTGCGCCCCCTTCAATATATCCAAGATGGAAGAATCGAATATCGGCAAGAGATTCCGGTAGTCAGAATGTGGAATGGCCATCAAGAAAGGGAGCAGCAGGTAGCTCGGCAGGACAGTACCGAAGAAAGCAACACCAGCGACTGTTCGGAAACCGCCGTTGATTATATATAGGACCAGCAGCAGGAAAAATAGGCTGAACCAAAAATTCGATAGAGTAGGAAACATCCAGACTTGAATGACTTCCAAGAACGTCCGAACCACCGTGATGGAAGCGAGTGAGAAATAAAATGCAAAAAATAGGTTAAGCAAGCTGCCAAGCCACTTTCCAAATACAAAGTGCTGTGCATGGATGATATCCCCGTCACCTTTTTCGCAGATTTTATAGATGACGTACATGACGCCATGGGTGGCGATCCCTGCAATGATGATGCTCATCCAACCGTCATATCCGGCAATTTTTGCGATGA is part of the Falsibacillus pallidus genome and harbors:
- a CDS encoding DUF5673 domain-containing protein; amino-acid sequence: MDTLHVLFVSVVCAIVFLVYLELIVSYHKRNRLGKVTYPERREFDEYSLLMRWKTTDDTIYRIGIIAAYLLMIFVVFAWGYNVFVEPFYGLTIAAALPYLFFFSNVIEVRNGGMMINGLLVNWEEIDHYEWHERKGNASLVLFYKKRKLGFKKFRSGPMPLLLSRKLEEVLKNQPYLNKGA
- the rodA gene encoding rod shape-determining protein RodA, producing MTSQQNSTTKLDYGLILSLMLMCIVSCVSIYSAQKTGQYGSENFLLKQIFWYIVGVGIISIVIRFDSDQLKKLSWYFYGFGLFLLLFLIVAPDSIAHEINGAKSWFQLPGIGSLQPSEFVKVFLILALSRVVVDHHQKYLVKTIKTDFMLLIKLGFVTMVPLALVMQQPDLGTSLVFIAILLGIIFVSGITWKLLLPIFGGFSVIAGAVLSLVVWYPNLLEKYLHVKQYQLGRIYSWLDPYNYQSDTGFQLTRSLLAIGSGETGGKGFGHRDVYLPESHTDFIFSVVGEEFGFIGGSILVSLFFMLIYHITKAGLETKNDFYSYICTGVISMITFHVFQNIGMTIGLLPITGIPLPFISYGGSSLMGNMFAVGLIFSIRYHYKKYMFSSEA
- a CDS encoding SdpI family protein — protein: MKNNNHLAWNIHDLFIALIALIPVIMAAVFYKDLPDSVAIHFGVSGEPDNYASKSSFIIVFFLMNLGIPLLMKFSKFMDPRKQNYEKFGKAYLMIRYLIAVIIAAIGVVTLLFNLGYDVNIQMMVLLGIGILFIGIGNYMVQLRSNFFVGIRTPWTLTSDVNWRKTHRLAGPLWMGAGVILLICAFLPGTIAMYITITVAAIIVLIPMIYSYILFKNGNT
- a CDS encoding GerAB/ArcD/ProY family transporter, encoding MQPVPESRKISASIVFFTVSSIQIGVGVLGFQRIIAKIAGYDGWMSIIIAGIATHGVMYVIYKICEKGDGDIIHAQHFVFGKWLGSLLNLFFAFYFSLASITVVRTFLEVIQVWMFPTLSNFWFSLFFLLLVLYIINGGFRTVAGVAFFGTVLPSYLLLPFLMAIPHSDYRNLLPIFDSSILDILKGAHSMSLTYLGYESLLIYYPFIKEPGKSKKFAHFGLFSTTLVYLYTALITFGYFSQGQLQKTIWATLSLWKIVELPFVERFEYIGIGNWCLIIMPNICISLWCASRIIKKTFPISQKWSVIILSAACLLVVTLFNTRLQVNTLNDIMGKIGFYLNFIYLPLLLILLLIVRKVKKKHET
- a CDS encoding class I SAM-dependent methyltransferase codes for the protein MMDEELFQFYAKQAEEPFSGWDFSYITETGRMDSEPLSWSYGSMVIKELRGVNSLLDMGTGGGEFLSMLRPLPPHTAATEGYEPNIPVARDRLKPFGIDVKRVEEDDILPFEDGEFNLVINRHESFSAAEVKRVLSPGGTFITQQVGGLDIQGLNLSLCAIEEFGYAHWNMDYSREQLKKEGFLEIEGAEEFPVTRFFDIGAILYYLKAIPWQIEDFTVEKYRKPLMKIHDEIERRGYIDFKSHRFYLTAKRP
- the murQ gene encoding N-acetylmuramic acid 6-phosphate etherase; the protein is MNLQNIMTEKRNPSTMDIDQLSSLEIIQKINDEDQKVPMAIEAILPVIAKVVDDIVKGMKNGGRLIYIGAGTSGRLGILDASECPPTYGTSPEQVLAIIAGGDHAIQYAMEGAEDSLEGGEQDIVNANVGPNDVVVGIAASGRTPYTIAAMKKAKELGAVVAAVVCSPNSPMEQAADFAIVAEVGPEVVTGSTRMKAGTAQKLILNMLSTASMIQLGKVYSNLMVDVMASNEKLRERAKLIVAEAAGVDVKEAEEALKEFGSAKPAILSLVTGLKGKEVLDLLEKHDGHLRAAIKDSLKIS
- a CDS encoding autorepressor SdpR family transcription factor, producing the protein MNSPFKALSDPTRRKILHLLKSKDLTAGEIADHFQISKPSISHHLSLLKQSGLVLDERHGQHIIYSLNSTVFQELMAWFMDFLPEKGEEKNEE
- a CDS encoding Ger(x)C family spore germination protein codes for the protein MRHKLLLLPLCVLLLTGCVEREIIDDLNIETAVGYDKAGNKLIRGTALFPAYQKDKTIQNVTMTATGTVTRDILTKLEKESTEPLVTGSLQVVLFGDTLAREGLITLGDSLQRDASIGSRIFLAVVEGGTAEDLLNGQYGNRGNGMYIYNLINHNTDYRDLPSTNLHDFLFDFYQEGKSPYLPMLKKVAPDQLAITGVALFDIDKYVEKIDAEDLFFFKLLVDKYSEGSYVVKVGKEQAAIRSIHSKNKIRVHRKNGKVSITIELDVKGIIREYTGRNLSPAAIAAIQKSFDKEVKKKSEKMIKRFQELGIDPIGFGFRVSNSDRHFELKKWQDQYPDVKIKVIPSIAITESGTVE
- a CDS encoding thioredoxin family protein produces the protein MQSIQNVETFEEIIGQDQPVIVKFYAGWCPDCTRMNMFIDEIIAEYDQYKWYELNKDEMPELAEKYTVMGIPSLLIFKNGEKKAHLHSANAKTPEQVREFLQEQE